The proteins below come from a single Miscanthus floridulus cultivar M001 chromosome 1, ASM1932011v1, whole genome shotgun sequence genomic window:
- the LOC136457562 gene encoding uncharacterized protein — MATLAAVVAKSAGRWLPTTGVPGTDVLAIAPITRRRSCAAATTAPAPSALPAVAGAGAAARALLLTARLASGLPVFFTEHQTPHAIHDLLRLAAFLEHSQSADDVLDRDRVQIEEHLEGDGGLGQAFRDHLQELLYHLGVRDVVAEGAEVHGERRDADAELGDGLALLEDERAELAAKLLGAGVTRAAVADSEHLDGVPRLLHGPLATERPPHLRGDRAQESRHGLAVLMVLIFIRVFVDADVDGVPDAERLEVHLHHQRPLRVVRPREHRPRDVRGWSLDDALHDS; from the coding sequence atggccaccCTTGCCGCAGTTGTGGCAAAGAGTGCCGGGCGGTGGCTTCCCACCACCGGCGTTCCCGGCACCGACGTTCTGGCCATCGCGCCCATCACGCGACGAAGATCCTGCGCCGCCGCCACGACCGCGCCCGCGCCCTCGGCGCTTCCCGCGGTTGCTGGGGCCGGAGCTGCCGCCAGAGCTCTCCTGCTCACGGCGCGCCTTGCGTCGGGCCTCCCAGTCTTCTTCACAGAGCATCAAACGCCCCATGCCATCCATGATCTCCTTCGGCTTGCCGCGTTCCTCGAACACTCGCAGTCGGCCGATGACGTCCTCGATCGAGACCGTGTTCAGATCGAGGAACATCTCGAGGGAGACGGCGGCCTGGGACAAGCGTTCAGGGACCACCTGCAGGAGCTTCTTTACCACCTCGGCGTCCGAGATGTTGTCGCCGAGGGTGCGGAGGTTCACGGCGAGCGACGTGATGCGGATGCCGAACTCGGAGACGGACTCGCCCTCCTTGAAGACGAGCGCGCCGAACTCGCGGCGAAGCTGCTGGGCGCTGGCGTCacgcgcgcggccgtcgccgacTCGGAGCACCTTGACGGCGTCCCACGCCTCCTTCACGGTCCGCTTGCGACCGAGCGTCCCCCACATCTCAGAGGGGACCGAGCGCAGGAGTCCCGCCATGGCCTGGCGGTCTTGATGGTGCTCATCTTCATCAGGGTCTTCGTCGATGCCGATGTCGACGGCGTCCCAGACGCGGAGCGTCTGGAAGTTCACCTCCATCACCAACGCCCACTCCGGGTAGTTCGTCCGCGTGAGCATCGGCCACGCGACGTTCGCGGATGGTCGCTCGATGACGCGCTCCACGACTCGTGA
- the LOC136457572 gene encoding uncharacterized protein: MATSSNASASTDGSESGGFPVANNPAIASQVLAAARVTPPPSDDDAKKPLWRYVELIERIGKGQGGNSKMRCRLCDHHFQGSYSRVKAHLLKISSFGVKFCRVVIVHVLEQLQAEVVAANAAVARTMPRDIPLPTEGNKKMRKRKGVSVIESSFNQEVRSQLDELIARMFYIAGLPFNLARNPYFRKAFMFAANRPIGGYVPPSYNKLRTTLLVQEKTHVERMLQPIKATWSSKGVSIVSDGWSDAQRRPLLNFLAVTEDGPMFLRAINTEGISKTKDYISEKMLAVIDEVGAQNVVQVITDNASSCRAAGIIVEQKHPHIFWTPCVVHTLNLALKNICAPRDAEDELHDEFQWISEVIADASMIKNYIMNHSMRLFMFNEHSKLKFLAIAETRFASAIVMLKRFVAIKDALSVMVVSDKWSAYRDDNPGQAQFVKDKIVNDVWWDKVRYFLSFTEPIYSMIRAADTDKPCLHLIYEMWDTMIEKVKAVIYRHEGLEPHEESAFFSAVLDILVSRWAKSNTPLHCLAHSLNSKYYTEAWISEVPNRVAPHNDEEISEMRNACFRRYFSDEELKKIKQQYANFSLFGPGFNSFDSLEDRTYMDPKQWWGIHGHSAPDLKKLAFRLLGQPTSSSCAERNWSTYGLIHSSLRNRLNPGRAEDLVFTHQNLRLLSRKTEEYHHGPSAMWDIGADTFEADFEGGADFLEHADLSLDELDLERVLEDLGALGITESSGAAAGSD, translated from the exons ATGGCGACTTCTTCGAATGCTTCTGCATCTACTGATGGTTCTGAAAGTGGAGGATTTCCTGTCGCCAACAACCCTGCTATTGCAAGTCAGGTCTTAGCTGCTGCTCGTGTGACTCCTCCACCTTCAGATGATGATGCTAAGAAGCCACTGTGGAGGTATGTTGAGTTAATTGAGAGAATTGGAAAGGGTCAGGGGGGCAACTCAAAGATGAGATGTAGACTTTGTGACCATCATTTTCAAGGAAGCTACTCTAGAGTTAAAGCACATCTGTTAAAGATTTCTAGTTTTGGGGTAAAGTTTTGTCGAGTGGTGATTGTACATGTTCTTGAACAACTGCAAGCTGAAGTTGTTGCTGCCAATGCTGCTGTTGCCAGGACCATGCCTAGAGATATTCCACTTCCTACTGAGGGCAACAAGAAGATGAGAAAGAGGAAGGGTGTCTCAGTTATTGAATCTAGCTTCAATCAAGAAGTCCGTAGCCAGCTTGATGAACTGATAGCTAGAATGTTTTATATAGCAGGCCTGCCATTTAATCTTGCACGTAACCCATATTTTAGGAAGGCTTTCATGTTTGCTGCCAATCGGCCAATTGGAGGATATGTCCCTCCAAGCTACAACAAGCTGAGAACAACTCTTCTTGTGCAAGAGAAGACACATGTCGAGAGAATGCTGCAGCCCATCAAGGCGACATGGAGCTCTAAAGGTGTGAGTATTGTATCAGATGGATGGTCAGATGCTCAAAGGCGTCCACTCTTGAATTTCTTGGCTGTAACAGAAGATGGTCCAATGTTTCTTAGAGCAATCAACACTGAAGGAATATCCAAGACCAAGGATTACATTTCAGAGAAGATGCTAGCTGTAATTGATGAGGTTGGGGCACAAAATGTTGTGCAAGTGATCACTGATAATGCTTCCAGTTGCAGAGCTGCTGGTATCATTGTTGAGCAGAAGCACCCTCATATTTTCTGGACCCCATGTGTTGTGCATACTTTGAACCTTGCCTTGAAGAACATTTGTGCTCCTAGGGACGCTGAGGATGAGCTTCATGATGAATTCCAGTGGATCAGCGAGGTTATTGCAGATGCCAGCATGATAAAGAATTACATCATGAATCACTCTATGAGGCTGTTTATGTTCAATGAGCATAGCAAGCTGAAATTCCTTGCCATTGCTGAGACAAGATTTGCCTCTGCCATTGTGATGTTGAAGAGGTTTGTTGCTATAAAAGATGCTCTTTCAGTGATGGTAGTGAGTGACAAGTGGTCTGCCTACAGGGATGATAATCCAGGTCAGGCCCAATTTGTCAAAGACAAGATTGTGAATGATGTGTGGTGGGATAAGGTGCGCTACTTCCTCAGTTTCACTGAACCTATCTATTCTATGATACGGGCAGCTGATACTGACAAGCCATGCCTGCATTTGATATATGAAATGTGGGATACAATGATAGAGAAGGTGAAGGCTGTGATCTATCGTCATGAAGGGCTAGAACCACATGAAGAATCTGCCTTCTTCTCAGCTGTGCTAGACATCTTGGTGAGTCGATGGGCAAAAAGTAACACCCCCTTGCACTGCTTAGCACACTCACTAAATTCCAAGTACTACACTGAAGCATGGATCAGTGAGGTTCCAAACCGAGTAGCCCCTCACAATGATGAGGAAATTTCAGAAATGAGAAATGCTTGTTTCAGGAGGTATTTTTCTGATGAGGAACTAAAAAAGATCAAGCAACAATATGCTAATTTCTCTTTGTTTGGGCCTGGATTCAATTCATTTGACTCACTTGAGGATAGAACTTATATGGATCCAAAGCAATGGTGGGGAATTCATGGTCATTCTGCACCAGACCTGAAAAAGTTAGCATTTAGATTACTTGGTCAGCCAACATCATCTTCTTGTGCTGAGAGAAATTGGAGTACCTATGGGCTGATCCATAGTTCCTTGAGAAACAG GCTGAATCCTGGCCGTGCTGAGGATTTAGTTTTCACACACCAGAACTTGCGCCTTCTTTCAAGGAAAACTGAAGAATACCACCATGGTCCATCAGCAATGTGGGATATTGGAGCTGATACTTTTGAGGCTGATTTTGAGGGTGGTGCTGATTTTCTTGAGCATGCTGATCTGTCACTTGATGAACTAGACCTTGAAAGAGTTCTAGAAGATCTTGGGGCGCTAGGAATAACTGAaagctctggtgctgctgctgggtCTGACTGA